The following proteins are co-located in the Camelina sativa cultivar DH55 chromosome 12, Cs, whole genome shotgun sequence genome:
- the LOC104731096 gene encoding probable inactive receptor kinase At4g23740 — protein MEAWSFFSSLWILSLCLFIIYGGANADPLEDKRALLEFLTIMRPTRSLNWNETSQVCNIWTGVTCNKDRSRIIAVRLPGVGLNGQIPSNTISRLSSLRVLSLRSNRISGEFPSDFVELKDLAFLYLQDNTLSGSLPLDFSVWKNLSSVNLSNNGFNGTIPSSLSRLNRLQSLNLANNSLSGDIPDLSVVTTLQHVDLSNNYNLNGPIPSWLRRFSSSSYEGIGIIPPGDLSIFQPPPPLAEQTHQKQKDHFLGLSETVFLLIVIAASIVVVAALAFVLAVCYVRRNLRRGDGIVSDTKLQKNKKKGGMSPEKFVSRMEDVNNRLSFFEGCNYSFDLEDLLRASAEVLGKGTFGTTYKAVLEDATSVAVKRLKDVAAGKRDFEQQMEIIGGIKHENVVELKAYYYSKDEKLMVYDYFSQGSVASLLHGNRGENRIPLDWETRMRIAIGSAKGIARIHKENNGKLVHGNIKSSNIFLNSERSGCVSDLGLTAVMSPLAPPISRQAGYRAPEVTDTRKSSQLSDVYSFGVVLLELLTGKSPIHTTAGDEIIHLVRWVHSVVREEWTAEVFDIELLRYANIEEEMVEMLQIAMSCVVKAADQRPKMSDLVRLIENVGNRRTSSIEPESKPKSENEASEASTPSEI, from the exons ATGGAAGCTTGGAGCTTTTTTTCATCTCTATGGATTCTGTCTCTGTGTTTGTTTATTATCTATGGAGGAGCAAACGCAGATCCATTAGAAGACAAACGCGCATTACTCGAGTTTCTTACCATTATGCGTCCCACACGCTCACTTAACTGGAACGAGACATCACAAGTCTGCAACATCTGGACCGGAGTTACTTGCAATAAAGACAGATCTCGGATCATAGCTGTTAGACTACCAGGGGTTGGACTCAATGGTCAGATTCCTTCCAACACTATAAGCAGACTCTCTTCTCTCAGAGTCCTCAGTCTCAGATCCAATCGTATCTCCGGAGAGTTCCCATCTGATTTCGTCGAGTTGAAAGACTTGGCCTTTCTTTATCTACAAGACAACACCTTGTCTGGCTCTCTGCCTTTAGATTTCTCTGTTTGGAAGAATCTCTCTAGTGTGAATCTTTCCAACAACGGGTTTAATGGAACAATCCCGAGTTCCTTGTCTCGTCTCAACCGTTTACAGTCGTTGAATCTTGCTAACAACTCGCTTTCTGGTGATATACCTGATCTTAGTGTGGTCACTACTCTCCAACACGTTGACTTGTCCAACAATTATAACCTCAATGGACCTATACCTAGTTGGCTTCGAAgattctcgtcttcttcttatgAAGGCATCGGTATTATACCTCCTGGTGACCTCTCCATCTTTCAGCCGCCGCCTCCACTTGCCGAGCAGACTCATCAGAAACAGAAAGATCACTTCTTGGGACTATCCGAGACTGTGTTTCTATTGATCGTTATAGCTGCTTCCATTGTTGTAGTTGCGGCTTTGGCATTTGTGTTGGCTGTTTGTTACGTGAGAAGGAACTTAAGACGAGGTGATGGGATTGTTTCGGATACTAAGCTgcagaagaataagaagaaaggaGGGATGTCTCCTGAGAAATTCGTTTCGAGGATGGAAGATGTGAACAACAGGTTATCTTTCTTTGAAGGATGTAATTACTCGTTTGATCTTGAGGATCTGTTGAGAGCTTCTGCGGAGGTTCTTGGTAAAGGCACGTTTGGGACAACGTATAAAGCTGTTCTTGAAGATGCTACTTCTGTTGCTGTGAAACGGCTTAAGGATGTTGCCGCTGGGAAACGAGATTTCGAGCAGCAGATGGAGATTATTGGAGGTATTAAGCATGAGAACGTTGTGGAGCTTAAGGCTTACTATTATTCCAAAGACGAGAAGCTGATGGTTTATGACTATTTCAGCCAAGGAAGTGTTGCTTCTTTGCTTCatg GTAACAGAGGAGAAAACAGGATTCCACTAGACTGGGAAACAAGAATGAGAATTGCGATTGGTTCAGCTAAAGGGATTGCTCGTATCCACAAAGAAAACAATGGGAAACTCGTCCATGGGAACATCAAATCTTCAAATATATTCTTGAATTCAGAGCGTAGTGGCTGTGTCTCAGATCTTGGATTAACAGCTGTGATGAGCCCTTTAGCTCCACCTATCTCTAGACAAGCTGGTTACCGTGCACCAGAAGTAACCGACACAAGAAAGTCTTCTCAGTTGTCAGATGTCTACAGCTTCGGCGTCGTGCTGCTTGAACTACTTACCGGAAAATCGCCCATTCACACAACCGCAG GGGACGAGATTATCCACTTGGTTCGATGGGTACATTCGGTAGTGAGAGAGGAATGGACAGCAGAAGTATTCGACATCGAGCTTCTGAGGTATGCAAACATAGAGGAAGAGATGGTTGAGATGTTGCAGATTGCAATGTCATGTGTTGTGAAAGCAGCAGACCAGAGGCCGAAGATGTCTGATTTGGTTAGGCTCATCGAGAACGTTGGAAACCGACGAACCAGCAGCATTGAACCCGAATCCAAACCCAAATCAGAAAATGAAGCCTCAGAGGCTTCCACCCCAAGTGAAATTTGA